The Vibrio aerogenes nucleotide sequence GATGAGCTGCGGGTGGTGTAAGGCGACATGTCCGTATAAATAAGCCACATAACCCGGCTGAAAGACAACTCAGCCGGTATCAATTGTTTTAAGGAATAGTTTTAAGGAATGGTTTTCAGGCGAACTGGCCATGATCAGATCAAGGCACATACTTATCCTCTCCCGGTGTTTCCTGAAACAGACGTTTATACTCCCGGTGAAACTGAGAAGCACTGCTGTAACCCACCATCCGGGCTGCCTCATTGACTTTTCGGCCGTCGAGATGAATTAATTCCCTGGCGCGGCTGAGCCTGACTTTCTTGATATACTGCACCGGCGATTCCAGCGTGACACTGCGAAATGCATTGTAAAACGCAGACACACTCATATTTGCTTCGCTGGCTAAATCGTTCACACTTAAATGCTGGCTGTAATCCCGGTGAACCCGGTTCAGCACCGCAGCGACCCGTGAGTAATATCCCTCTTTATGTGCCAGTTCAAACAATACCCGGCCCTCATCGTTAATTAACACCCGGTAAATCAGCTCTTCCAGAATAGATTGACCAATCACTTTTGTATCCAGTTCATCACACAAGGCTTTGACCAGCCGGATACAGGTCTCTTCCATCACCGCG carries:
- a CDS encoding AraC family transcriptional regulator, whose amino-acid sequence is MSLIQWLNQYVAQQDLQDLDGAVETAISGVWFFRSQSGNPRQPMLYQSGILILAQGKKRIHLNQNQVLYGPNDYLVVGVPLPLECEAIAEPGKPILGISIRIAPGVLQKLVHRIESAGYRAGQKACKETCGIRSVAMNAVMEETCIRLVKALCDELDTKVIGQSILEELIYRVLINDEGRVLFELAHKEGYYSRVAAVLNRVHRDYSQHLSVNDLASEANMSVSAFYNAFRSVTLESPVQYIKKVRLSRARELIHLDGRKVNEAARMVGYSSASQFHREYKRLFQETPGEDKYVP